The following is a genomic window from Pseudomonas lurida.
CTTCAGAATCGCCTCAGGTAAGCCTGATAATGGATAATACAAATTATACTGCCAACTTGCTATTTACCAGAAATAGGCTATTAGCTTTATCAACTGAACCGGTGGTTACGCAGAGTAATTAGCAGAATCACTCGTCCAAGCAATCTGATTACTACCTAGCAAAAGCCAAAAGTGATATTATTTTGCTCTCACTACCATGGACTGCAAGCAGATGATGGAATTTACGCTCGAAGCCGTTGTAAAGTTAGCAGCACCTTTTTTGACAGGCGTAGTTGGTCTATTGACGAAAGTCTACTTAGACGCCAAGCCAAAGCTCGTCTGCTATATGATTCATTCAATTGCGATACCCACCCGCAACCAGAGCGACTCTAAAGCCCCGCCTATAATAGTTCATACTCATACAATCGCAGTTCGTAACACAGGAAAAAAGTCTGCAACTAATGTGCGAATTGGTCATTATTTTCTACCCGACTTCCAAATCACCCCACCATTAAACTATGAAGTGAATAGAAACACCGACAATACAGGAGAAATTTTAATCCCAACTTTAGTTCCTGGCGAGCAAATTGCTATCGGTTACTTATACTTCCCACCCCAGACATATCAAAACATTAATAGCTATTGCAAATCTGACGAGGTGTTAGCAAAATATATAAATGTTGTCCCAATGGCTCCTATTGGAAAAGTTCAAGTCTTTATACTTTGGTCGTTAGTTTTTATAGGCGCATCCAGTCTTGTGTATTGGCTGCTTACTCTTCTGGTGTTGTGGGCAAAGTCTCCAATTTAAGATCACACCTAAAAACAGACAACAGGAGATTAACATGCAGGCAAAATGGAGCGACAAAAGCAGCAAATTTAAACCTTTAATTTTTATCAATTTAATCCTCAAAAGCTCTTCAATAAATGAGAGCGGACAAGTGCAGTACGAAACGTTCTCATATTTTTAGAACAAGGGAATACTTAGAAGCATGATTCTTTTCGAGGGGAAAGAATTTATCTCCCCCAAAACGGAAGATGATATATTTGACTCCGCGCTGAACGCATTTGCCAAGACGTCAAAAATAACCGACACCAATTTACCTGCAACACTGCTAGAATCTATAAATACAAAACTTAAAGTTTACATAGCAAAGAACAAAAAAATCTTTCTTATAGCTTCATCCATTTCTATAAACGGCAGGCTCCCTATAAAAAAATTCATAACCAATGAAATTGAAATAAAAATATATCAATCTGGGCTTCCAAAAAAATTCAAGCACAGGGAGCAATACGATAAACTATGGAAACACTCCAGCCCTCATACGCCTTTATGCAGGCCTAGTAATAAAAGTTGAAGCGAGAACTCCAGATGACGCAATGTATGCCGCCATTGAAGAAGTTGACTTCATACGTGGAATACTTTCTTTTTTTGCAAATCCTGGCATGTCGATTTCGCTTTTAGGGAGCAAAAAGAAAGGAATTAACCGAATCCGCCTAGGTGGATTGCACAGCGTTCATAGCGAAGACGGTGCTCTTGCAAGTAAAGAATATTGGTATGAGCCAGAGTACACTCACCGCCCCACTCATGTTTTCAAACCCGAAAAATTAAAGCAAACTGCGTTACGTATTAGAAAAATTATCAAGCGCATTGAGCAAATCAGAGGAGGCGAAAAAATTAGAGACGGTATCATTCGATATATCAGAGCACTCGACGAACCCAACAACGATCACCTTATTATAAAACTCTGGGGAGCTCTCGAATCGACTGTCGGAGAAAGTGATAAGAGCGAAATTATAATTAAGCGCTGCTCTTATCTTTATAAAGACCAAGAACTAGTCCGCCAAATATTAGAAGTAGCAAAAGTGTATAGAAACAGAAATGTGCACGGAAATCACAGTTCGAATTTGGCCAACCAGATCGGCCACCAACTTCATAATATATTCGTGCATCTAATTTTTTTTTACGTGGGAAACAAAGATCTTTTGAGTGTTTCAGAGGCGAATTACTTCCTAGACTCTCCGCTTCCGTCGGGTGACTTAGAGAGAAAAATATTTTTATTAAAAAAAGCTAGCCGATTTAGATCCGGATCCTAGTCACTTACATTTTCTAAACTACTACCTACAGTTAATAGTCCACAACTGATCCAACCTAGTGGTATAGCTCTGACTCATCATCTCGCGGCGCATTCCCCACTCTGGGTTCGCCGGCACACTGGCCGAACGCAACGTACCCCTTCCCCACCTACCGTTGATCTGATCCAGCACTGTCATCACCCTTGTAGGCTCCTCAGGCTGTGAGGCCGCGAACAGATCGTCGGTGTACTCGCCTGGCTGGCAGAGACTCAACAACATGACCTCAGCCTTGCTGTATTTGAAACCTGGGCGGTATATGCGATCAAGCGCTCCAACGGCTGCCTGCGTAAGCAGGCGCACGTCGTCGGTGGGATATGGCATCTCCACCACCACCCCGTTGGCATACTTAGCCTCCTCCGGGTTGAACATGCCCGTGCGGATGCACACGCGAACCTTCTTGCACAGAGAGTTCTGAGCACGCAGCTTCTCAGAGGCACGCATCATATAAGTGGCCACCGCCTCTTTGATGGGCGGCAACTCTGTCAGCCTAATGCCGAACATGCGGCTACAGCAGATCTCCTGCTTCGGCGGATCCGGCTCATCCAGCTCTAGGCAAGGCGTGCCGCCTAACTCCCTGGCCGTCTTCTCTATCACAATGCTGAACTTCTTACGGAGTGTCCACGGGTCGGCCTTAGCCAGGTCCATAGCCGACTTGATCCCCATAGCATCAAGATAGAGTTTCATCTTTCGGCCAACGCCCCACACTTCCGCGACGTCCGTATTGCGTAGCACCCAGTCACGCTTAACCGGATCGGTGATGTTGACCACGCCACCGGTTTGGGACTGCAGGCGCTTCGCGGTGTGGTTTGCCAGCTTCGCCAGGGTTTTTGTATGAGCTATACCAACACCGACCGGGATACCAGTGCAGCGAAGCACCTGGGCCCGAATGTGCCGGCCTAAGGCATCCAGCTCACCGATACCAGTCAGATCGGCGAACGCCTCGTCGATGCTGTACACCTCAACCGCCGGCACCATCGCCTCGATCAGGCTCATCACGCGCTCGCTCATGTCGCCGTACAGCGCATAGTTTGAGGAGAAAGGGACAATGCCGTGCTGCTTGAGCTTGTGTTTGATCTGGAAATACGGCTCGCCCATCTTGATGAAGGGCTTCGCGTCGTAGCTACGGGCGATGACACAGCCATCGTTGTTGCTCAGCACCACGATCGGCACCTTCGCCAGGTCGGGCCGGAATACTCTCTCGCAGCTGGCATAGAAACTGTTGCAATCGATCAGTGCGAAGGTGGGCTGCTGCTTAGACATGGCTGCGCACTGTGCTGGTGATCACGCCCCAGATCGACAGTTCGTCGCCTTCGAGAACGTAGCGTGCCGGGAACTTGGGATTTTCGGAAAGCAGGACAACTTCCCGACCGCGCTTACACAAGCGCTTGCAGACGGGCTCATTATTCAGCAGTGCCACCACCACATGCCCGTGGGTCGGCTCAATGGCACGATCCACTACCGCTAGGTCACCATCGAAGATCCCGACGCCCTGCATGCTCTCCCCGGTGATTGCCACCAGGTACACGTGGGGCGCACGAATATTCAGGACCTCATCCAACGAGATGTGCTGCTCGATGTGGTCCGCTGCCGGCGACGGAAAACCGGCCGGAACCTGGAACGAGCACAACGGCAACTTCGCGCCGACCTCAGCGATGGGACCTAGAATGGTGAAGCTCATGATGCGGCCTTTCACAATTACTGTATGAATGTACAGTTAACTTTGTGGGACGCTTGCGGTCAATTTTTCTGTAGGGGATTTCGACAAGCGGAGGGATGCGTATGTGTGGGCGATTCGTGCAGTACGAAGGGATGGCAATCTTCATTGAAGAGCTAAGCCCGCAGATAGAGCTGTTCAGTGGGTATGACGCTCAGCCAATTGATCTCTACAACGTCGCACCGTCAACGCGGGTGCAGGTTCTAAACACAACTGAGGACGGACTGCATATCGATGCAGTGAAATG
Proteins encoded in this region:
- a CDS encoding HEPN domain-containing protein, with the translated sequence MYAAIEEVDFIRGILSFFANPGMSISLLGSKKKGINRIRLGGLHSVHSEDGALASKEYWYEPEYTHRPTHVFKPEKLKQTALRIRKIIKRIEQIRGGEKIRDGIIRYIRALDEPNNDHLIIKLWGALESTVGESDKSEIIIKRCSYLYKDQELVRQILEVAKVYRNRNVHGNHSSNLANQIGHQLHNIFVHLIFFYVGNKDLLSVSEANYFLDSPLPSGDLERKIFLLKKASRFRSGS
- the umuC gene encoding translesion error-prone DNA polymerase V subunit UmuC, which codes for MSKQQPTFALIDCNSFYASCERVFRPDLAKVPIVVLSNNDGCVIARSYDAKPFIKMGEPYFQIKHKLKQHGIVPFSSNYALYGDMSERVMSLIEAMVPAVEVYSIDEAFADLTGIGELDALGRHIRAQVLRCTGIPVGVGIAHTKTLAKLANHTAKRLQSQTGGVVNITDPVKRDWVLRNTDVAEVWGVGRKMKLYLDAMGIKSAMDLAKADPWTLRKKFSIVIEKTARELGGTPCLELDEPDPPKQEICCSRMFGIRLTELPPIKEAVATYMMRASEKLRAQNSLCKKVRVCIRTGMFNPEEAKYANGVVVEMPYPTDDVRLLTQAAVGALDRIYRPGFKYSKAEVMLLSLCQPGEYTDDLFAASQPEEPTRVMTVLDQINGRWGRGTLRSASVPANPEWGMRREMMSQSYTTRLDQLWTINCR
- a CDS encoding LexA family protein yields the protein MSFTILGPIAEVGAKLPLCSFQVPAGFPSPAADHIEQHISLDEVLNIRAPHVYLVAITGESMQGVGIFDGDLAVVDRAIEPTHGHVVVALLNNEPVCKRLCKRGREVVLLSENPKFPARYVLEGDELSIWGVITSTVRSHV